The sequence AATACCCAAACTTGCACTTATGCCTCTTATAATGATTATATTCGGTTTGACGGAAATCGAAAAAATGGTGGTAATAGCCCTTGGTACATTTTTCCTTGTGCTGATAAATACGGTAGCAGGGGTTGTAAACCTGGACACGATTTACTGGGATGTCGCCAAAAATTATGGAGCAAGCAAAAAGGATTATTATCTTACGGTGGCGCTGCCGGGAGCGCTTCCCATGATATTTACGGGCATAAAGCTTGGAATGGGCACAGCTCTTATGCTCATCGTGGCATCTGAAATGAACGGTGCAACTCAGGGCGTAGGCTATCGGATATGGGAGTCGTATTCGATATTCAATATTCCCGAGATGTATGTATCATTTATTGTAATGTCTCTTTTAGGCTATATTTTTACAGTGGTTTTAGATGAACTGGAAAGGGTCATAATACCATGGAAGCATGACTGAAGGGAGAGGCTTTGTGTGAACATGAACGAGCAGGTAAAGGCAAGGGAGATTGAAGACGCAAAAAAGGCAAAGATAAGGGTCAGCGGTCTTACAAAACAGTTTACAGTTCATAAGCAAAAAATCACGGCATTTAAAAATATCAACATTGAGATAGGAGAAGGAGAGTTCTGGTGCATCGTAGGTCCAAGCGGATGCGGCAAGACGACACTTTTAAGAGTGCTTGCAGGGCTTGAGCAGCCTTCTTCAGGGACCATAGAGATTATACACAAAGATATGAATAAGCCTCTTAATTCAATGGTATTTCAAGAGCATGCCATATTTCCATGGATGTCTGTCAAGGAAAACATTGCCTATGGTTTAAAAATGAGGAAGTATCCCAAAAAGATAATAGATCGGATGGTTAAAGAATACATTGAGAAAATGGACCTGACGAAATTTACAAACGCCTTTCCCCATCAGCTTTCAGGAGGCATGAAACAGAGAGTCAGCATTGCAAGGGCTTTTGTGAATGACCCTGAGATACTTCTTATGGATGAGCCCTTCGCATCCCTTGACGAACAGAACAGGCTCATACTGCAGCAGGAACTGCTGTCTATATGGGAATCGAACAGAAAAACCGTCGTGTTTATAACTCACAGCATAGATGAGGCGATTTTTTTATCGGACCATATAATGATCATGACCGCACACCCGGGAAAGGTCAAGAGCGTATACAATGTGGATCTTCCAAGGCCGAGGAATATGGCAAAAATAAGGACGATTCCCGAATTCAATATTCTTTTTACAAAAATGTGGGCAGAACTTAAAGAAGAGGTAAAACAATAGATGCCGGATAAAATTTCCGGCATCTATTTATGAAAGGGGGTATGTTTATTCAAAAACAGGATGGGGAGAAGAGCCTTAGCAGGATTAAAAATCCGGCTCATAATTTACGATGTAATCGTCAAGATACCTGTATTTTTTAGGCTTACCAGTGTAGCCGTATACCGAATATCCTCCATATCCG comes from Clostridiales bacterium and encodes:
- a CDS encoding ABC transporter permease, with amino-acid sequence MTKELIGEIIKIDVEKGKRENKSINNVPYKRVLSIVSPLILLLVWEVLVRIHVLDSRFFPAPTRILMAMWEMIKSGILFSDLKISLTRIFGGFLIGAVPGLIIGLTMGLFPAVKVILDPVIAATYPIPKLALMPLIMIIFGLTEIEKMVVIALGTFFLVLINTVAGVVNLDTIYWDVAKNYGASKKDYYLTVALPGALPMIFTGIKLGMGTALMLIVASEMNGATQGVGYRIWESYSIFNIPEMYVSFIVMSLLGYIFTVVLDELERVIIPWKHD
- a CDS encoding ABC transporter ATP-binding protein, whose translation is MNEQVKAREIEDAKKAKIRVSGLTKQFTVHKQKITAFKNINIEIGEGEFWCIVGPSGCGKTTLLRVLAGLEQPSSGTIEIIHKDMNKPLNSMVFQEHAIFPWMSVKENIAYGLKMRKYPKKIIDRMVKEYIEKMDLTKFTNAFPHQLSGGMKQRVSIARAFVNDPEILLMDEPFASLDEQNRLILQQELLSIWESNRKTVVFITHSIDEAIFLSDHIMIMTAHPGKVKSVYNVDLPRPRNMAKIRTIPEFNILFTKMWAELKEEVKQ